A region from the Variovorax sp. V93 genome encodes:
- a CDS encoding C45 family peptidase, producing MDNIESFPLYDIEGDARQCGQQYGRAAGDRIDLSLRTYRLAFERVGLGWDRTRALARRFMPVIEAFDAGMLREIEGVAEGAGVPAEDIIALNARSEMLYAFAQLEATEPPDGCTGVVVMPSAARDGRLIHAQNWDWRVESLELGVVLRIQPAKGPAMLTFAEAGTLARAGLNSAGIAVTGNFIKADGDGRQQGVPLALIRRGILQSELYANALGVVCRTARSISNNMILTHAEGEAVSLETCPEQVFWQQPENGILVHANHFKTAAALARVVDRSLETTPDSLYRDRRVTEALHKRAGDLTEQDVLDALQDRFGAPRAVCRSPSAGPGGASSATVATIVMDPAARRMRIAPAPFKAHRFTEYSL from the coding sequence ATGGACAACATCGAATCATTCCCCCTCTACGACATCGAAGGCGACGCGCGCCAGTGCGGCCAGCAGTACGGCCGCGCGGCCGGCGACCGCATCGACCTGAGCCTGCGGACCTATCGGCTGGCCTTCGAACGCGTGGGCCTCGGCTGGGACCGCACCCGCGCGCTCGCACGCCGCTTCATGCCGGTGATCGAGGCCTTCGACGCCGGCATGCTGCGCGAGATCGAGGGCGTGGCCGAAGGCGCGGGCGTCCCGGCCGAGGACATCATCGCGCTCAATGCGCGCAGCGAGATGCTCTATGCCTTTGCGCAGCTCGAAGCCACCGAGCCGCCCGACGGCTGCACCGGCGTGGTGGTGATGCCCTCCGCCGCGCGCGACGGCAGGCTCATCCACGCGCAGAACTGGGACTGGCGCGTCGAGAGCCTGGAGCTCGGCGTGGTGCTGCGCATCCAGCCCGCCAAGGGCCCGGCCATGCTGACCTTCGCCGAAGCCGGCACCCTTGCACGCGCCGGGCTCAACAGTGCCGGCATCGCGGTGACGGGCAACTTCATCAAGGCCGATGGCGACGGCAGGCAGCAAGGCGTGCCGCTGGCGCTGATCCGCCGCGGCATCCTGCAGTCGGAGCTCTATGCCAATGCGCTGGGCGTGGTGTGCCGCACGGCGCGCTCGATCTCCAACAACATGATCCTCACGCACGCGGAGGGTGAGGCGGTGAGCCTGGAAACCTGCCCCGAACAGGTCTTCTGGCAACAGCCCGAGAACGGCATCCTGGTGCACGCCAACCACTTCAAGACGGCAGCCGCGCTGGCACGCGTGGTGGACCGCAGCCTGGAAACCACGCCCGACTCGCTCTACCGCGACCGGCGGGTGACCGAGGCGCTGCACAAGCGCGCGGGCGACCTCACCGAGCAGGACGTGCTCGACGCGCTGCAGGACCGCTTCGGCGCACCGCGCGCCGTGTGCCGCAGCCCGAGCGCGGGCCCCGGGGGTGCGTCGTCGGCCACAGTGGCCACCATCGTCATGGACCCGGCGGCACGCAGGATGCGTATCGCACCGGCTCCCTTCAAGGCCCACCGGTTCACCGAGTATTCCCTCTGA
- a CDS encoding aspartate aminotransferase family protein encodes MPFTPNRKFKQSPRLIVGGEGLHYDLADGRRVLDAIAGLWCVNAGHRNPRVSAAMRAQIDVLDYASNFQIGHPAAFELAQRLARFAPEGMNHVFFTNSGSESVDTALKIALAYHRARGDAGRYRLIGRERAYHGVGFGGISVGGIGRQRSTFGPLLNGVDHLPHTHDLVRNAFSRGEPEHGIDKADALEALFALHDASTVAAVIVEPVAGSTGVLPPPRGYLKRLREICDRHGVLLIFDEVITGFGRLGANFAADLFGVTPDLITAAKGLTNGAVPMGAVLMRDGIHDAFMQGSVGAIELSHGYTYSGHPLACAAAMATLDAYTEDGLIAQAAALSPFFEDAIHGLRGLPGVIDIRNTGLLGGIELQAWADGPGTHAQAVAQQCVELGVLVRSVGDTIALSPPLTIGREHIGQIVDALRTAIAQTARPTDKEA; translated from the coding sequence ATGCCTTTCACCCCCAACCGCAAGTTCAAGCAGTCGCCGCGGCTGATCGTCGGCGGCGAGGGCCTGCACTACGACCTGGCCGACGGCCGCCGTGTGCTCGACGCCATCGCCGGCCTCTGGTGCGTGAACGCCGGCCATCGCAACCCGCGGGTCAGCGCAGCCATGAGGGCGCAGATCGACGTGCTCGACTACGCCTCGAATTTCCAGATCGGCCATCCCGCGGCCTTCGAACTCGCGCAGCGCCTCGCCCGGTTCGCGCCCGAGGGCATGAACCACGTCTTCTTCACCAATTCCGGCTCGGAGTCGGTCGACACCGCGCTCAAGATCGCGCTGGCCTATCACCGGGCGCGCGGCGACGCAGGCCGCTACCGCCTGATCGGCCGCGAGCGCGCCTATCACGGCGTGGGGTTCGGCGGTATCTCGGTGGGCGGCATCGGCCGCCAGCGCAGCACTTTCGGGCCGCTGCTCAATGGCGTGGACCACCTGCCCCACACGCACGACCTCGTGCGCAATGCGTTCTCGCGCGGAGAGCCCGAGCACGGCATCGACAAGGCCGATGCGCTCGAAGCCCTGTTTGCGCTGCACGACGCCTCGACCGTGGCCGCGGTGATCGTCGAGCCCGTGGCCGGATCGACCGGCGTGCTGCCGCCGCCGCGCGGCTACCTGAAGCGCCTGCGCGAAATCTGCGACCGGCACGGCGTGCTGCTGATCTTCGACGAAGTCATCACCGGCTTCGGCCGCCTCGGCGCCAACTTCGCGGCCGATCTGTTCGGCGTGACGCCAGACCTCATCACCGCTGCCAAGGGCCTCACGAACGGCGCCGTGCCGATGGGCGCCGTGCTGATGCGCGACGGAATCCACGACGCCTTCATGCAGGGAAGCGTCGGCGCCATCGAGCTCTCGCACGGCTACACCTATTCGGGCCATCCGCTGGCCTGCGCGGCCGCGATGGCCACGCTGGACGCCTACACCGAAGACGGGCTCATCGCGCAGGCGGCAGCGCTCTCGCCTTTCTTCGAGGACGCAATCCATGGCCTGCGCGGCCTGCCGGGCGTGATCGACATTCGCAACACGGGCCTGCTCGGCGGCATCGAGCTGCAGGCCTGGGCCGACGGTCCGGGCACGCACGCGCAGGCGGTGGCGCAGCAATGCGTCGAGCTGGGCGTGCTGGTGCGCTCGGTGGGAGACACCATCGCGCTCTCGCCGCCGCTCACGATCGGGCGCGAACACATCGGGCAGATCGTGGATGCCCTGCGCACAGCCATCGCGCAGACTGCGCGCCCGACGGACAAGGAAGCATGA
- a CDS encoding GntR family transcriptional regulator translates to MNKPIASIPPLTQRVSRYILDQALAGGYENGRHMTEADLAGRLGISRTPVRAALRFLHERDVLAHAPNRGYTLVAGREALALVRRELPEDEEKTLYYRLLRDRLSGKLPTRVNELELAQGYGVARALLRTVLTTLLQDGVLRGRHYQRWEFTETLDSVESERESYRFRLTVECAALREPGFRVDHERLLACRERQRALLAQASRHSWMDFFEANAQFHELLAAASGNRFILDAVRQQNRLRRMSDLSDYPLVNIDLLHTSCREHLQILEAVEDNDLEGAAAHMHSHLSRASDLVERRAMGVLGD, encoded by the coding sequence ATGAACAAGCCGATCGCATCCATCCCGCCCCTGACGCAGCGCGTGAGCCGCTACATCCTCGACCAGGCGTTGGCGGGCGGCTACGAAAACGGCCGCCACATGACCGAGGCCGACCTGGCCGGCCGGCTGGGCATTTCGCGCACGCCGGTGCGCGCTGCGCTGCGCTTTCTTCATGAGCGCGATGTGCTGGCGCACGCGCCCAACCGCGGCTACACGCTGGTTGCCGGCCGCGAGGCGCTGGCGCTGGTGCGGCGCGAACTGCCCGAAGACGAAGAGAAAACGCTTTACTACCGGCTGCTGCGCGATCGCCTGTCGGGCAAGCTGCCCACGCGCGTGAACGAACTCGAACTCGCGCAAGGCTACGGCGTGGCGCGGGCGCTGCTGCGCACCGTGCTCACCACGCTGCTGCAGGACGGCGTGCTGCGCGGGCGGCACTATCAGCGCTGGGAATTCACCGAAACGCTGGACTCCGTCGAAAGCGAACGCGAGAGCTACCGGTTTCGCCTCACGGTCGAATGCGCGGCGTTGCGCGAGCCCGGCTTTCGCGTCGACCACGAAAGGCTGCTCGCCTGCCGCGAACGCCAGCGCGCGCTGCTGGCGCAGGCCTCGCGGCATTCGTGGATGGACTTCTTCGAGGCCAATGCGCAGTTCCATGAACTGCTTGCCGCCGCCTCGGGAAATCGCTTCATCCTGGACGCGGTGCGGCAGCAGAACCGGCTGCGGCGCATGTCGGACCTGTCGGACTATCCGTTGGTGAACATCGACCTGTTGCATACCTCATGCCGCGAACACCTGCAGATCCTCGAGGCGGTGGAAGACAACGACCTCGAGGGCGCCGCGGCACACATGCATTCGCACCTGAGCCGGGCAAGCGACCTGGTCGAGCGCCGGGCAATGGGCGTGCTGGGCGATTGA
- a CDS encoding NAD(P)-dependent oxidoreductase — protein sequence MSAQPGQRVAVIGVGIMGSAIARRLLECGHAVCVFDLDAAKVAALQQQGARAAGTAAVAASASDFVITSLNSAAVLERALFGEAGVAAAAPADPQRLLIDMSSIDPASTRRLAQLLRERTGMGFVDAPLSGGAPKALLGQLTVMAGGSEGDVARARAVMDSLCANYTRMGENGAGQTTKLVNQLLCAIGFQAVAEAVRLAEAGGVDASKLHTALAGGRADSQILREFGPKMAARDFTPTGRIDNMLKDLEAVQAFAQGERLPLPLAGAVSELHRTFVAAGLGAEDTAAMMRQFNGYARD from the coding sequence ATGTCCGCGCAGCCAGGCCAGCGCGTGGCCGTGATCGGCGTGGGCATCATGGGCTCGGCGATTGCGCGCCGCCTGCTCGAATGCGGCCACGCGGTGTGCGTGTTCGACCTCGACGCCGCCAAGGTCGCCGCGCTGCAGCAGCAAGGTGCGCGCGCCGCCGGCACCGCGGCTGTAGCTGCGTCGGCCAGCGACTTCGTCATCACCAGCCTCAACTCGGCGGCGGTGCTGGAGCGCGCGCTCTTCGGCGAAGCCGGCGTGGCCGCTGCCGCGCCCGCCGATCCGCAACGGCTGCTGATCGACATGTCTTCCATCGACCCGGCCTCCACGCGCCGGCTCGCACAGTTGCTGCGCGAGCGCACGGGCATGGGTTTCGTCGATGCGCCGCTGTCGGGCGGCGCCCCCAAGGCCCTGCTCGGGCAGCTGACGGTCATGGCAGGCGGGAGCGAGGGCGACGTGGCGCGCGCACGCGCCGTGATGGACAGCCTGTGCGCCAACTACACCCGCATGGGCGAAAACGGCGCGGGCCAGACCACCAAGCTGGTCAATCAGCTGCTTTGCGCCATCGGCTTCCAGGCCGTGGCCGAGGCGGTGCGGCTGGCGGAGGCCGGCGGCGTCGATGCGTCGAAGCTGCACACCGCGCTGGCCGGCGGCCGGGCCGACAGCCAGATCCTGCGCGAGTTCGGCCCCAAGATGGCCGCGCGCGACTTCACGCCCACCGGCCGCATCGACAACATGCTCAAGGACCTCGAGGCCGTGCAGGCCTTTGCACAGGGCGAACGGCTGCCGCTGCCGCTGGCGGGCGCGGTCTCCGAGCTGCACCGCACCTTCGTCGCGGCCGGGCTCGGGGCGGAAGACACGGCCGCCATGATGCGGCAGTTCAACGGCTATGCGCGCGACTGA
- a CDS encoding SDR family oxidoreductase, translating into MKLFDLTGRTALITGSSKGIGFALAAALGSAGARIVLNARDAAALEAARDALRARGVAAEAMAFDVTDAAAVEAGVARIEAGIGPVDILVNNAGMQHRGAFAEFPIDAWHKITTTNIDSVFFVGRFVAQRMIERKRGKIINVCSVQSELGRPGIAPYAATKGAVKMLTKGMAIDLGKHGIQVNGLGPGYFKTELTQSLVADEAFTAWLSGRTPAGRWGEVEELGGAAIFLASDASSFVNGHILYVDGGITASL; encoded by the coding sequence TTGAAACTCTTCGACCTGACCGGGCGCACCGCCCTCATCACCGGCTCCAGCAAGGGCATCGGCTTCGCGCTGGCCGCGGCACTGGGCTCGGCCGGCGCGCGCATCGTGCTCAATGCGCGCGATGCCGCCGCACTCGAAGCCGCGCGCGACGCGCTGCGTGCCCGGGGCGTTGCAGCCGAGGCCATGGCCTTCGACGTGACCGACGCCGCCGCGGTGGAGGCCGGCGTGGCGCGCATCGAAGCCGGCATCGGCCCGGTCGACATCCTGGTCAACAACGCGGGCATGCAGCATCGCGGCGCGTTCGCGGAGTTCCCGATCGATGCGTGGCACAAGATCACCACCACCAACATCGACAGCGTGTTCTTCGTCGGCCGCTTCGTGGCGCAGCGCATGATCGAGCGCAAGCGCGGCAAGATCATCAACGTCTGCTCGGTGCAAAGCGAACTCGGCCGCCCGGGCATCGCACCCTATGCCGCCACCAAGGGCGCGGTGAAGATGCTCACCAAGGGCATGGCGATCGACCTCGGCAAGCACGGCATCCAGGTCAACGGCCTGGGGCCGGGCTATTTCAAGACCGAGCTGACGCAGTCGCTGGTGGCCGATGAAGCCTTCACGGCCTGGCTCTCCGGCCGCACGCCCGCGGGGCGCTGGGGCGAGGTGGAAGAACTCGGCGGCGCGGCGATCTTCCTGGCATCGGACGCATCGAGCTTCGTCAACGGCCACATCCTGTACGTGGACGGCGGCATCACCGCCAGCCTCTGA
- a CDS encoding 2-hydroxyacid dehydrogenase, which produces MPGPYPDWDMVPMQASYTLLRWWEAPDRQAFIAEHAADIRAVATRGELGASAELIASLPALELIACYGVGTDGIDLAACRARGIRVTNTPDVLNGDVADLAVGLALALQRSIPAGDRFVRSGEWAKGPMPLATRFFGQRVGIAGFGRIGSTIARRLSGFELELGYFSRTAREDSPHRHFASLAAMAEWCDVLIVILPGGEATRGIVDAKVLQALGPKGWLVNVSRGTTVDEGALLQALEQRAIAGAALDVFLNEPRIDPRFAALDNVVLHPHHGSGTEQTRRAMGELVRRNLEAHFAGRPLVTPVA; this is translated from the coding sequence ATGCCCGGCCCCTATCCGGATTGGGACATGGTGCCGATGCAGGCGAGCTACACGCTGCTTCGCTGGTGGGAGGCGCCGGACCGGCAGGCCTTCATCGCCGAGCACGCCGCGGACATCCGCGCCGTGGCCACGCGCGGCGAGCTGGGTGCCAGCGCCGAGCTGATCGCATCGCTGCCGGCGCTGGAGCTGATCGCCTGCTATGGCGTGGGCACCGACGGCATCGACCTTGCGGCCTGCCGTGCGCGCGGCATCCGCGTGACCAACACGCCCGACGTGCTCAACGGCGACGTGGCCGACCTGGCCGTGGGCCTCGCGCTCGCGCTGCAGCGTTCCATTCCAGCCGGCGACCGCTTCGTGCGCAGCGGCGAATGGGCCAAGGGCCCGATGCCGCTGGCCACCCGCTTCTTCGGCCAGCGCGTGGGCATTGCCGGCTTCGGACGCATCGGCAGCACCATCGCGCGGCGGCTCTCGGGCTTCGAGCTGGAGCTGGGCTACTTCAGCCGCACGGCGCGCGAGGACAGCCCGCATCGCCACTTCGCAAGCCTCGCGGCCATGGCCGAATGGTGCGACGTGCTGATCGTCATCCTGCCCGGCGGCGAGGCCACGCGCGGCATCGTCGATGCGAAGGTGCTGCAGGCGCTCGGCCCCAAGGGCTGGCTCGTGAATGTGTCGCGCGGCACCACGGTGGACGAGGGCGCGCTGCTGCAGGCGCTCGAGCAGCGCGCCATCGCGGGCGCGGCGCTCGACGTGTTCCTGAACGAGCCGCGCATCGACCCGCGCTTTGCGGCGCTCGACAATGTGGTGCTGCACCCGCACCATGGCAGCGGCACCGAGCAGACGCGCCGCGCCATGGGCGAGCTGGTTCGCCGCAATCTCGAGGCCCACTTCGCGGGCCGGCCCCTCGTCACCCCGGTCGCCTGA
- a CDS encoding L-idonate 5-dehydrogenase: MRMRCMCLVIHAPDDLRLEEQDAGDIGPGQVLVKVGMGGICGSDLHYFHNGGFGTVRIKEPMVLGHEVAGTVVATAPGVDSVRIGDKVAVNPSRPCGACKFCLEGLPNQCLDMRFYGSAMRTPHVQGAFRNMLLCEATQCVKVADHVPLRLAALAEPFSVGLHGVSRAGPLLGKRVLVSGCGPIGVLAIAAARAHGAAEITATDVVDEPLAIARAMGADHAINVAQDRGWVSRYSADKGTFDVMLECSGNERALRDGLEVMRPRGVVVQLGLGGDVSIPQNMVVAKELSICGSFRFHAEFALAVRLINEGRVDLSPVVSHTFPMQQAREAFELASDRKQAMKVLIDFADVGAETTAA; this comes from the coding sequence ATGCGTATGCGCTGTATGTGCCTCGTGATCCATGCCCCCGACGACCTGCGCCTGGAGGAACAGGACGCCGGAGACATCGGCCCGGGCCAGGTGCTGGTGAAGGTCGGCATGGGCGGCATCTGCGGCTCCGACCTGCATTATTTTCACAACGGCGGCTTCGGCACCGTGCGTATCAAGGAGCCGATGGTGCTGGGCCACGAGGTGGCCGGCACCGTGGTGGCCACGGCGCCCGGCGTCGACAGTGTGCGCATCGGCGACAAGGTGGCGGTCAATCCGAGCCGCCCCTGCGGCGCCTGCAAGTTCTGTCTCGAAGGCCTGCCCAACCAGTGCCTGGACATGCGCTTCTACGGCAGCGCCATGCGCACGCCCCACGTGCAGGGCGCGTTCCGCAACATGCTGCTGTGCGAGGCCACCCAGTGCGTGAAGGTGGCCGACCATGTGCCGCTGCGCCTGGCGGCGCTGGCCGAGCCGTTCTCGGTGGGGCTGCATGGCGTGTCGCGCGCAGGCCCGCTGCTGGGCAAGCGCGTGCTAGTGTCGGGCTGCGGGCCCATCGGCGTGCTGGCCATCGCGGCCGCGCGCGCCCACGGCGCGGCCGAGATCACCGCCACCGACGTGGTCGACGAGCCGCTCGCCATCGCGCGCGCCATGGGGGCCGACCATGCCATCAACGTCGCGCAGGACAGGGGCTGGGTGTCGCGCTATTCGGCCGACAAGGGCACCTTCGACGTGATGCTCGAATGCTCCGGCAACGAGCGCGCGCTGCGCGACGGGCTCGAGGTGATGCGCCCGCGCGGCGTGGTGGTGCAGCTGGGGCTGGGCGGCGACGTGAGCATTCCGCAGAACATGGTGGTGGCCAAGGAGCTCAGCATCTGCGGCTCGTTCCGCTTCCATGCGGAATTCGCGCTGGCGGTGCGGCTCATCAACGAAGGCCGGGTCGACCTGTCGCCGGTCGTGTCGCACACCTTCCCGATGCAGCAGGCGCGCGAGGCCTTCGAGCTGGCCAGCGACCGGAAGCAGGCGATGAAGGTGCTGATCGACTTTGCCGACGTCGGCGCGGAAACCACCGCGGCCTGA
- a CDS encoding LacI family DNA-binding transcriptional regulator — protein MADVAARVGVSKMTVSRALNRRTGSDRATSEALRQRILQACEEMGYVIDQTARTFSSKRSGFVAVLIPSLNNSNFSETAQGIAAALEARGLQLLLGYTDYRVETEERLLRAMLARRPEGVILTGGAHTPAARAMLQAAGVPVVETWDLPATPIEHTVGFSNAEAAAAMVRHLHGQGYRRIAFIGGTSNRDTRGADRQRGYAEAIRELGLPDGRVIGFGQPPISMAQGAEAVVQLIRQWPDVDAVMCVSDLSAFGALMECQRRGWEVPGRIAIAGFGDFEVARASHPRITTVALDCVGMGRAAGELLLRVIDGSRDGRRPPAETVLIPFRVEQRESS, from the coding sequence ATGGCCGACGTCGCCGCGCGCGTCGGCGTCTCGAAGATGACGGTGTCGCGCGCGCTGAACCGCCGCACCGGCAGCGACCGCGCGACCTCGGAGGCACTGCGCCAGCGCATCCTCCAGGCCTGCGAGGAGATGGGCTACGTGATCGACCAGACCGCGCGCACCTTCTCCAGCAAGCGCTCGGGCTTCGTCGCGGTGCTGATCCCGTCGCTGAACAACTCCAACTTTTCCGAAACCGCGCAAGGCATCGCCGCCGCCCTGGAAGCGCGCGGACTGCAACTGCTGCTGGGCTACACCGACTACCGCGTGGAGACGGAGGAGCGCCTGCTGCGTGCCATGCTCGCGCGCCGGCCCGAGGGCGTGATCCTTACCGGCGGCGCCCACACGCCCGCCGCGCGCGCCATGCTCCAGGCAGCCGGCGTGCCGGTGGTCGAGACCTGGGACCTGCCCGCCACGCCCATCGAGCACACGGTCGGCTTCTCCAACGCGGAAGCCGCCGCCGCGATGGTGCGGCACCTGCACGGCCAGGGCTACCGGCGCATCGCCTTCATCGGCGGCACCTCGAACCGCGACACGCGCGGGGCCGACCGGCAGCGCGGCTATGCCGAGGCGATCCGCGAACTGGGCCTGCCCGACGGGCGCGTCATCGGCTTCGGGCAGCCGCCGATCTCCATGGCGCAAGGCGCAGAGGCCGTGGTGCAGCTGATCCGGCAATGGCCCGACGTGGACGCGGTGATGTGCGTGTCCGACCTCTCGGCCTTCGGCGCGCTGATGGAGTGCCAGCGCCGCGGCTGGGAGGTGCCAGGGCGCATCGCGATCGCGGGCTTCGGCGACTTCGAGGTGGCCCGCGCCTCGCACCCGCGCATCACGACCGTGGCGCTGGACTGCGTGGGCATGGGCAGGGCCGCGGGCGAATTGCTGCTGCGCGTGATCGACGGCTCCCGCGATGGCCGCCGCCCGCCCGCGGAAACGGTGCTGATCCCGTTCCGCGTCGAGCAGCGGGAAAGCTCCTGA
- a CDS encoding DUF305 domain-containing protein: protein MEDQNHAPQHEGGHPYAMFAVNMLLSLVVMYLVMFSMIDGWGDFRNNLNMFYMALTMVAPMGIIMLATMRGMYRSKALNAALHAGLAILFVAALAGTRQQGLIGDRQFIASMVPHHSGAILMCREAGLKDPELVRLCGQISSSQRKEIDEMNAIQKRLSAM from the coding sequence ATGGAAGATCAAAACCACGCCCCGCAGCACGAAGGCGGGCACCCCTACGCGATGTTTGCCGTGAACATGCTGCTCAGCCTTGTGGTCATGTACCTCGTCATGTTTTCCATGATCGACGGCTGGGGCGATTTCCGGAACAACCTCAACATGTTCTACATGGCACTCACCATGGTCGCCCCCATGGGGATCATCATGCTCGCAACCATGCGAGGCATGTACCGCAGCAAGGCGCTCAACGCGGCGCTCCATGCGGGGCTCGCGATCCTGTTTGTCGCTGCCCTTGCCGGAACACGGCAGCAGGGCCTGATCGGCGACAGGCAGTTCATTGCCTCGATGGTGCCGCACCACTCGGGCGCCATTCTCATGTGCCGCGAGGCCGGGCTCAAGGATCCCGAGCTGGTCAGGCTGTGCGGGCAGATCTCGAGCTCGCAGCGCAAGGAGATCGATGAGATGAACGCAATCCAAAAGCGGCTGAGCGCGATGTAG
- the senC gene encoding selenophosphate synthetase SenC → MNAALPQAPIAEPRLTSLSHGGGCGCKIAPGVLSEILKGTARMPMPPELLVGIETADDAAVYQLNDEQALIATTDFFMPIVDDPFDFGRIAATNAISDVYAMGGKPILALALVGMPINVLSTATIGRILEGGESVCRAAGIPIAGGHTIDSVEAIYGLVALGLVHPKRVKRNAGAKAGDLLVLGKPLGVGILSAALKKEALDAAGYERMIATTTRLNTPGPELAALDGVHALTDVTGFGLAGHALELARGAGLSLEIDWQQVPVLEGVRDLVRSGHVTGASGRNWAGYGSDVALPQNFADHERALLTDPQTSGGLLVSCAPAALDEVLAIFRRHGFDDAAVIGAASPQGSGPRLAVR, encoded by the coding sequence ATGAACGCTGCCCTCCCGCAAGCCCCCATCGCCGAGCCCCGCCTCACCTCGCTGTCGCACGGCGGCGGCTGCGGCTGCAAGATCGCGCCCGGCGTGCTGTCCGAAATCCTCAAGGGCACCGCGCGCATGCCGATGCCGCCCGAGCTCCTGGTCGGCATCGAGACGGCCGACGACGCGGCCGTCTATCAGCTCAACGACGAGCAGGCGCTGATCGCCACCACCGACTTCTTCATGCCGATCGTCGACGATCCGTTCGACTTCGGCCGCATCGCGGCCACCAACGCGATCTCCGACGTGTATGCGATGGGCGGCAAGCCGATCCTGGCGCTCGCGCTGGTCGGGATGCCGATCAATGTGCTCAGCACGGCGACCATCGGGCGCATCCTCGAAGGCGGCGAATCGGTGTGCCGGGCGGCGGGCATTCCGATCGCGGGCGGCCACACCATCGATTCGGTCGAGGCCATCTACGGGCTGGTCGCGCTCGGGCTGGTCCATCCGAAGCGCGTCAAGCGCAATGCCGGCGCCAAGGCCGGCGACCTGCTGGTGCTGGGCAAGCCGCTGGGCGTGGGCATCCTGTCGGCGGCGCTCAAGAAGGAAGCACTCGACGCGGCCGGCTACGAACGCATGATCGCCACCACGACGCGGCTGAACACACCCGGCCCCGAGCTCGCGGCGCTCGACGGCGTGCATGCACTGACCGACGTGACGGGCTTCGGCCTGGCCGGCCATGCGCTGGAACTGGCACGCGGTGCAGGCCTGTCGCTGGAGATCGACTGGCAGCAGGTGCCCGTGCTGGAAGGCGTGCGCGACCTGGTTCGGTCGGGGCATGTCACCGGCGCATCCGGCCGCAACTGGGCCGGCTACGGGTCCGACGTGGCGCTGCCGCAGAACTTCGCCGACCACGAGCGCGCCCTGCTCACCGATCCGCAGACCAGCGGCGGACTGCTGGTTTCGTGCGCACCCGCAGCGCTCGATGAAGTGCTGGCCATCTTCCGCCGGCATGGCTTCGACGATGCCGCGGTGATCGGCGCTGCCAGCCCGCAAGGCAGCGGGCCGCGCCTGGCGGTCCGCTGA
- the senB gene encoding selenosugar synthase SenB, translating to MSNPSVVIVSPALPGANNGNWRTAHRWKTLLSPVCSARVVQQWPDAGASADTVMLALHARRSAESIAHWANAHPGRGLAVVLTGTDLYQDIGSDPQAQRSLQLAQRLVVLQALGAEALPLEFRDKARVVYQSTSARAELPKSARQLRAVMVGHLRQVKSPQTLFDAARLLCGREDIRIDHIGDAGDAGLGELARALARECPGYRWLGALPHAQTRQRIQRAHVLVHTSALEGGAHVIMEAVRSGTPVLASRVPGNVGMLGGDYAGYFPHGDAAALAALLEACRAGQGSKDRAADLLDSLRTQCALRAPLFDPRAEQAALLQLLNELQPRP from the coding sequence ATGTCGAATCCATCGGTTGTGATCGTAAGCCCGGCGTTGCCTGGCGCCAACAATGGCAACTGGCGCACCGCCCATCGATGGAAAACACTGCTGTCGCCCGTCTGCAGCGCACGCGTGGTGCAGCAATGGCCCGATGCAGGCGCTTCAGCCGACACCGTGATGCTGGCGCTGCACGCGCGGCGCTCGGCGGAATCGATCGCGCACTGGGCCAACGCCCATCCCGGCCGCGGCCTGGCCGTGGTGCTGACCGGCACCGACCTGTACCAGGACATCGGCAGCGACCCGCAGGCGCAGCGCTCGCTGCAGCTGGCGCAGCGCCTGGTCGTCCTGCAGGCGCTGGGCGCCGAGGCCCTGCCGCTGGAATTCCGGGACAAGGCGCGCGTGGTGTACCAGTCGACATCCGCGCGCGCCGAGCTTCCCAAGTCCGCACGCCAGCTGCGCGCGGTGATGGTCGGCCACCTGCGGCAGGTCAAGTCGCCGCAGACACTGTTCGACGCGGCGCGCCTGCTGTGCGGGCGCGAGGACATCCGCATCGACCACATCGGGGACGCGGGCGACGCCGGGCTGGGCGAACTCGCGCGCGCACTCGCCAGAGAATGCCCGGGCTACCGCTGGCTCGGCGCCCTGCCCCATGCGCAGACCCGCCAGCGCATCCAGCGCGCCCACGTCCTGGTGCACACCAGCGCGCTGGAAGGCGGAGCCCACGTGATCATGGAGGCGGTGCGCAGCGGCACGCCGGTGCTGGCCTCGCGCGTGCCCGGCAATGTCGGCATGCTCGGCGGCGACTACGCGGGCTACTTTCCGCACGGCGACGCCGCCGCACTGGCGGCGCTGCTCGAGGCCTGCCGCGCGGGCCAGGGCTCCAAAGACCGCGCGGCCGATCTGCTGGACAGTCTGCGCACACAATGCGCGTTGCGCGCGCCGCTGTTCGACCCGAGGGCCGAGCAGGCCGCACTGTTGCAACTCTTGAACGAACTCCAGCCACGACCATGA